Proteins encoded together in one Rhea pennata isolate bPtePen1 chromosome 27, bPtePen1.pri, whole genome shotgun sequence window:
- the TMIGD2 gene encoding transmembrane and immunoglobulin domain-containing protein 2 isoform X2 — protein MGGPGGLVLLILLTGCLDVSIPMGATGTTRPTCSPPLGATVSPSPGAALEDPGAAGPMCPPPWGAPASPSPRTAPGQRVPRRTIPGAAGALRVSQEPEQAWVAPGGGVALGCRVVVAEPWELLRLEWFKDGGDEALCVARLRPAGAEAPCAPRLHLAWRPPHATLHLRGARPGDAGCYVCRATLEIPRLATAAGNGTLLSTGAGLAGGLAEGLGVSALLLLGLALGYGWHRRRSADSVIYVNTVPHAA, from the exons atgggggggccggggggcctcgtcctcctcatcctcctcacCG GGTGCCTCGATGTCTCCATTCCCATGGGTGCCACTGGAACAACCAGACCCACATGTTCCCCTCCTCTGGGTGCCACAgtgtccccatccccagggGCAGCACTGGAGGACCCTGGGGCAGCCGGACCCATGTGTCCCCCTCCCTGGGGTGCCCCAGCGTCCCCCTCACCGAGGACAGCGCCAGGGCAGCGGGTGCCTCGGAGGACGATCCCGGGGGCAGCAGGCGCCCTGCGGGTGAGCCAGGAGCCGGAGCAGGCATGGGTGGCCCCGGGCGGCGGGGTGGCCCTGGGGTGCCGTGTGGTGGTCGCCGAGCCCTGGGAGCTGCTCCGCCTGGAGTGGTTCAAGGACGGGGGGGACGAGGCGCTGTGCGTCGCCCGCctgcgccccgccggcgccgagGCCCCCTGCGCCCCTCGCCTGCACCTCGCCTGGCGCCCGCCCCACGCCACCCTGCAcctgcgcggcgcccgcccgggcgACGCCGGCTGCTACGTGTGCCGGGCCACCCTGGAGATCCCCCGCCTCGCCACGGCCGCCGGCAACGGCACCCTGCTCAGCACGGGCGCAG GGCTGGCCGGGGGGCTGGCGGAGGGCCTGGGGGTCTcggccctgctgctgcttggcctGGCCCTTGGCTACGGCTGGCACCGGCGCAGGAGCGCAG ATTCGGTCATCTACGTGAACACA